The Megalobrama amblycephala isolate DHTTF-2021 linkage group LG7, ASM1881202v1, whole genome shotgun sequence genome window below encodes:
- the LOC125273049 gene encoding interferon-induced protein with tetratricopeptide repeats 1-like, whose amino-acid sequence MSEMSSSQDSLKMKLDQLECHFTWDLNKDDLDLQNLLSRLQEQVRLDLPGAARALSSIGYVKFLLEHTKEALTNLLESERLVKENLGDNCEKSLIVTYGNLAWVYFHRENFPKCQSYLEKLEEITETLPTEPSSVPEVLHEKGWAFLKFSHDNGVKVFQKAVELDPDNSELNAGYAIALYRTEPDISCTVDSPAVNQMRRAIKLNPNDGVLKVLLAIKLLSYPESFMNEAEKLVETALNDAPDHPHVLRYAGKFFRNHGSVDRAIEILKKALKSTNSYFIHYQLGVCYMTKKINLNKEVQDKSEIDKARNQSIYHLEMATQLKPSFIVAMSALAVQYGERGDPKDRERRELKEAEELFEKVFETAEKNNEHLNTVHVDYAQFQLYSKRCEDSAIKHYKECWTMYPHTREGKKSAKKLMGIAQNRFKLNPNDQKAKEILELVQKAKGEMSGDTRANEEESF is encoded by the exons atgtcGGAGATGAG CTCAAGTCAGGacagtttaaaaatgaaactggaTCAGCTGGAGTGTCACTTCACATGGGACCTCAACAAAGATGATCTGGACTTACAAAACCTCCTCAGCAGACTTCAGGAACAGGTCCGTTTGGATCTGCCAGGAGCTGCCCGGGCGCTGAGCTCTATAGGTTATGTGAAATTCCTTCTGGAGCACACAAAAGAGGCACTGACCAATCTGCTGGAGTCTGAAAGGCTCGTGAAAGAAAACCTTGGTGACAACTGTGAAAAGTCCCTGATTGTCACTTATGGAAACCTTGCCTGGGTATATTTCCACAGGGAGAACTTCCCAAAGTGTCAAAGTTACCTGGAGAAGCTTGAGGAGATAACGGAAACTTTACCAACCGAACCTTCATCAGTTCCAGAGGTGCTTCATGAGAAGGGTTGGGCCTTTCTTAAATTCTCTCATGACAATGGCGTAAAAGTTTTCCAGAAGGCTGTGGAGCTAGATCCAGACAACAGTGAGTTGAATGCTGGGTATGCCATCGCTCTGTATCGCACTGAACCTGACATATCTTGTACTGTAGATTCACCTGCAGTCAATCAGATGAGACGGGCCATTAAACTTAACCCAAATGATGGTGTCCTAAAGGTTCTTCTAGCAATTAAACTTCTGTCATATCCAGAGAGCTTCATGAATGAGGCTGAGAAGCTGGTTGAGACAGCTCTGAATGACGCTCCAGATCATCCGCACGTACTGAGATATGCTGGGAAATTCTTCAGGAATCATGGGTCTGTAGACAGGGCCATTGAGATACTAAAGAAAGCGCTTAAATCAACAAATTCATACTTCATACATTATCAGTTAGGAGTGTGCTACATGACcaagaaaattaatttaaacaaagaagtaCAGGACAAGTCTGAGATAGATAAGGCTCGAAATCAAAGCATCTACCACTTAGAAATGGCAACTCAACTAAAACCTTCCTTCATCGTTGCCATGAGTGCGCTGGCTGTTCAGTACGGAGAGAGAGGTGACCCGAAGGACAGAGAGAGACGTGAGCTGAAAGAGGCAGAGGAATTGTTTGAGAAAGTATTTGAGACAGCTGAAAAGAATAATGAGCACCTGAATACGGTCCATGTTGACTATGCTCAGTTCCAGCTGTACAGTAAAAGATGTGAGGATTCAGCAATCAAACACTACAAGGAGTGCTGGACAATGTATCCTCATACCAGAGAGGGCAAGAAAAGTGCTAAGAAACTAATGGGAATTGCCCAGAATCGCTTCAAGCTTAACCCAAATGATCAGAAGGCCAAAGAAATACTGGAATTAGTTCAGAAAGCAAAAGGTGAGATGTCAGGGGACACGAGAGCCAATGAAGAGGAGTCTTTTTAG